GGGGCCACCCGTGCGGGCCATCACGAGGTAGGTGTCGGCCTGTCCGCCCGAGGTAATCCACGCTTTGCTGCCGTTCAGCACCCAGACGTCCCCTTCGCGTTCCGCCTTCAGGCGCAGGCTGGCCGCGTCGCTGCCCGCGCCGGGTTCGGTGAGGCAGAAGGCCCCGATATGTTCGCCCCGGGCGAGGGGCCGCAGGTACTTCTCGCGCTGCGCGTCGGTGCCGTAGCGCAAGATCATCTGCTCCGGCAGACCGTTCTGCACACTGACGATCACCGCCACGCTGGCATCGGCGGCGGCGATCTCTTCCAGGCACAGGGCGTAGGTGACCGAATCGAGGCCCGCGCCGTCCCACTGTTCCGGCACGGTGGCGCCCAGCAGGCCCAGTTCGGCCAGGCCGCGCAGTTGCTCGCGGGGGTAGTCGCCGCTGCGGTCGTACTCGGCCGCCTTCGGGGCGATCTCGGCGCGGCAGTAGTCGCGGACGTGCTGCACGATCAGGCGCTGGTCGCCTGTGAGGGCAAAGAAGATCCCCGCCTCGGCGGTGGTCGTGGTGGTCATGAATTCAGGCTACCAAACGGTTGTTAGGGTTGTGGGAGATGGGCTGGAGGATGCGGGAAAAGAGGCCAGGCGCCTGTGCCCCACCACCTACAACCCACGGCCTACGACCTCCTCCAGCGCCTCCTCGATGCCGCGCCCCCGCCAGCCCGTCTCGACCCCCAGGGCCTCGCCGCCTTCCCACTTCAGCGCCGCGCCGATCACCGCGCCGCCTGCGATGGCGAGGGCCGCTGCGGTCAGGGCGCCTTGTGGCGCCTGCGGGCACAGCCGCGCGGCGGCCGCCCGGAGGGCAGGCGCCAGAGGCAAAGGCGGGCGGGTCACGCGGACGCGGGCCGGGAGGGCGGAGGACACGGGGCGGAGTGTAGCAGGCGGGATGCGGGAGGCAGGGGGCGGCGCGCGGTCTTCTCGGGCTCTTCGCTCAGGCGGCTTCAGTGAGACTGTTCCCCTGACGGCTGTCCCTCCCGCGCACCGCTTCCCTCCGCTCTAGAATGCCCGCCGATGACAGGCCAGAGGCAGAGAACAAGGCAGGCGACAACGTGCGGGCGCTGAGGTGGCTGGGGGTCATCCTGCTGGCCCTGCTCACGCTGGCGCTGGCGGTCCTCACGCTGGGGAGTTTCGCCAGCCTGAACCCGAACGCGCCGTTGTGGCTGCGGACATTGGGCGGGGTGGAGACGCTCCTCAGCAGACAGGCGGGCGCGGGGCAGGTGCCCGGCTTCGCGCGGGCCGCCCTGCTGACGCTGCTGACCAGCCTGCTGGCGGGCCTGGTCGCCTTCCTCAAGCCGCGCGCCTGACCCCGGCGAGAGGACCGGGCGCTTTGGGACCCCGTGCTACCCTTGGGGCGTTTTGTCGGGGGGATGGTCCCCCGGCCCCCGAGGAGTGTCTGCTATGGAACCCCTGCTGATTCAGGACGTGCTGAAGATTCTGCCGCACCGTTTCCCCTTCGTCCTGGTGGACCGCGTGCTGAGCGCGGAGGGCGGCGAGGTCCACGCCCTCAAGAACGTGACCGTCAATGAACCCTTCTTTCCCGGCCACTTCCCGCAGGAACCCGTGATGCCGGGCGTGCTGATCGTGGAGGCGCTGGCGCAGGCCAGCATGTTCTGCCTGCACGGGGAGCTGGAGCCGGGCACCATCGGTTACCTCGCGGGCGTGGAGGGCGCGCGCTTCAAGCGCAAGGTGATTCCGGGCGACCAGCTTCACCTGTACGCCAAACTGGACTTCCTGCGCCGGGGCCTGGGCAAGACCACCTGCCGCGCGGAGGTGGACGGACAGGTGGCGGCGGAGGCGACGATTCTGTTTGCGGTGGGGAAGGGATGAGGAGGCTTGTGGCTCGTAGCTTGTGGCCTGTAGAGGCGGCCAGGTCCTTTTCCACAAGCCACGTGCTACAAGCCACAGGCCGCGCCAGAGGCGCGCAATGACCCGCCTCACCCGCTACGTCACGGGTGAGCTGCTGCCGCCGCTGGTGACGGGCACGCTGCTGTTCACGGCGATCCTGAGCTTCGGGTACTTCTTCATCAGCAGCCAGTGGCTCCGGGGCGTGCCGGTGGGATTGATCGGGCAGTGGATCGGGTACCAGGTGCCGGACACGCTGGTCAAGGTGCTGCCGATGGCGGTCGTGCTGATGACGGTGGTGGCCTTCGGACGGCTCGCCACCGAGCGGGAACTGGTGGCGGTGCAGTCGGGCGGGATCGGGCTGGGGCAGGTGGCGCGGCCGGTCGCGGTGGTGGCGGCGCTGGTCACCGCGCTGGCGATCTGGCTGAGTCTGTGGGTGGCTCCCCGCGCGAACGTGGAGACGCGCGGGCTGTACTGGGACGTGCTGACGGGCGCGGGCCTCTCGCACGTCATCGGGAAGACGCTGGACCTGGGCGGAAATCTCACGCTCTGGCTGGGGGGGTACGACCACGCCCGGCGGGAGTTGAAGAATGTCCGGGTGGAACGCTGGCAGGCGGACGACCCACAGCGCGCGACGGTGATCTTCGCGGACAGCGGGACCTTCGAGAACAACCAACTTTCCCTGCGCGGGTATCAGGTGTACACGGTGAATTACCGCGCCGCCGCCGAACTCGCCCGCGTGCCCGAGAACGACCCCGCCGCCTTCCGCGCCGCCGTGCAGGAGGTCTTCCCGAACGTGGTGATTCCCGAGGACGCGAACAGCACGCTGAACCTCGATACCGGGCTGTCGCGCAAGCAGACCATCGCGCAGTACGCCGACGCCATCGGCGCGGACAGCGAGGGCTGGCCGGAACTGGTCACCAAGCTGACCGCGCCCGGTGTGCCGCAGCAGGAGCGGCAGGACGCCCGGGTGAACCTGAACCGCAAGCTGGCGCTGCCCTTCGGCAATCTGGTGCTGGCGCTGGCCGCGCTGCCGTTCGCGCTGCGCTTCGGGCGCACGCTGGGCGTCTCGCTGGGGATCGCGCTTCTGATCGCGGTCGCGTACTACCTGGTCTTCTTCGTGGGCCTGACGCTGGCCGGGGCCTTGCCCGGTCTGCCCGAACTCGGCGTGTGGCTGGCGAACATCGTCTTCGCGGGGCTGGGGCTGTGGCTGTTGAGGCGGGCGTGAGGATGGGTCGTGGGTCGTGGGCTGTGGGGTGCGGGGAAGCTTCCGCTTCTCGCTCTGGCTTCTGCGCTCACGGCTCGAGGCTTAAGGCTCAGGACGTACGCCATTCAGGAAGAGAGAGGGCACGGGAAGGAGTTTTTAGCTCCTCCCCCCCTGCGGGGGAGGTGGGGAGGGGGGTGGACGGCGTAGCCGTCCTGACGCAAGAAAATGCAACTTTAAGCCCCGCTCTCAGGAACAGAGTTCACGCACGTCCCAAGCTCATCGCTCCTGCCCCCCGGGGTCGCCATGCCTGACCCCTCCGGCCCCGAGCTGCGCGCCCTGATCCTCTCCGCCTCGTTCGGCAGCGGGCACCATCAGGCGAACGACGCGCTGGACCGGGCGCTGCGGGCGGCGGGGGTGGACCTGCGGGCGCGGCACGCGGATTTCATCGCGTACCTGAACGCCTTCGAGCGGGCGGTGACGGTCGGGACCTACGACGCCTGGCTGCGTTACGCGCCGGGCATGTACAAGGCGTTTTACGAGTGGACGGATCAGGAGACGGAACCGCGCGCACTGACCGGCACCTTCGGCTGGCTGGGCCTGCGCGGGATGCTGCGGGATATGCGCGATGTCCGCCCCGAAGTGGTCGTGAGCAGTTTCCCGACCCCCGTCGCGCTGGCCCACACCGCCCGCCAGCGGCTGCGCGCCGACTTCCTGAACGCGCTCGTCGTGACCGATTACCGGGTGCATCACCACTGGGCGCGGCCCGAGGCCGAGTTGCTGATGGTGGCGAACGAGGAGGCGCGCGGGCAGATGGTGGACCGCTGGCGCCTTCCCGAAGCGAACGTGGCCGTGACCGGCATTCCCATTGCCCCGGCCTACCGGACCCTGATCGGGGCGGACCGGACGGCACTGCGCGAGAAGCACGGGCTGAAGGTGGACGAACCGCTGATTCTGGTGTCGGGCGGGGGAACCGGCACGTACCGGGCGCTGAACCGGGTCCTGAATGAACTGGCGAACCTGGGCAGGCGGGTGCAGGTGCTGGTGCTGGCGGGGGCGCGGGGGCGCGGCGTGACGCGGGTGGGCGGCGCGACGGTTCACGCGCTGGGCTTCACCACCGCTTTCCCCGAACTGCTGGCCGCGTCCGACCTCGTGGTGGGCAAGGCGGGCGGCCTGACGGTGGCGGAGGCGACCACGCTGGGCGTCCCGCTGGTCATCTTCGAGCCGATTCCGGGGCAGGAGGAACACAACGCGGATTACCTGGTGCGGCACGGGGCGGGGCTGTGGGCGCACGCGCTGGCCGAGGTGCGGCCCGCCGTGTTGCGCGCACTGGACGCAGGCGAACACGCCCGGCTGAGCGCGAACGCCCGCGCCCTCAGCGTGCCCGATGCCGCCGACCGGGTGGCCGCCGCGCTGCTGCGGAAACTGGGGCGGGCATGAGGCCGTCTCTGAAAAGGGGCGCGTGGCTGGGTGCGGGGCTGCTGACCCTGTACGTCGTCCTCCCCTATCTGCTGACGCAGCGCCTCAACCTGGGGCTGGTGCGGGAGGGCAAGCAACGCCGCAAAGCTCTAGCCCTGACCTTCGATGACGGGCCCGACCCCGCGACTACGCCCGCCGTACTGGACGCGCTGCGGGGGGCAGGCGCGCGGGCCACCTTCTTCGTGATCGCGGACCGGGCGGAGGCACACCCGGACCTGATCCGCCGGATGCTGGAGGAGGGACATCAGGTGGAGGCGCACGCCGCGAGGCACGTTCACGCCTGGCTGCGGACACCCTGGGGGGCCTTCCTCGATCCGCTGCGGGCCGCCCGGCGTGTTGCGGCGGTGACGGGGCGGCCCGTCCGCCTGCACCGTCCCCCCCACGGCGCTTACACCCTCGCTACCCGGCTGGGTCAACGTGCGGCGGGTGTCACGGGCGCCCACTGGAGCGTGGAGGGCCGCGACTGGCACCCGGCCTTCACGCCCGAAGGGGTGCGGCAACGGGTGAACGAATTGGCCTTCCCCGGCGCGGTGGTCGTGCTGCACGACGCGGGACCGGGCGCCAGAAACACGGGGCCGATGCTGCCCGGCCTGCTGGCGGATTTAAGGGAACGGGACTATGCGCTGGTTCCGCTGGGCGAACTGGAAGGGGCCGCGCCGCTCACCCTGCGCGAGCTGCCGCGCCGCCTGATGCGGGGGCTGGACCGGGTGTTCGACCGGCTGGGCGGCACGCGGCCCGCCGGGGGGCGCGCGGACAACCTCTTCCGCGTCGGTCCGGTCAGCTTTCCGCTGGCTGGGGTCACGCTGGGGGGCGGCACACCCATCCAGAAGGGCACCCCCGCCGCCGAGTTCCACGTGAACAACCCGCTGCTGGTGGACCTGGGCCTGCGCCGCAGCCTGCGCCTGGCCCGCGAGGACTTCCGCGACCTGGCCCGTGACCTCCAGACCCGCCCCGACCTGCAAGACGCCCAGGTGGTGTTCTGCCTCAGCGCCCTGTCGCCACTGCTCGCCACGCTGGGGTTCGAGACACAGAGCCTTTCCCCCGCCGATACGCGCCGCCTGCGTGCCTGGGCCAGCGTGCTGCGGCGGGCATACGGCAGCGACCCCCACGCGCCGGAGCCGAAGCTGAGCGTGATGGGACGGGAGGCGTTCGTGGCGAGGTATGGGGCGCGGTAGGCGGTGCGTGGTACGCCGTAAAGACTGTTCCCGCGCACTGCGTCCCGCCTACCGCGTACCCTCTTCCCCGTGAACTACGACGACTTCGCCGACCTCTACGATCACCAGTACGACCTCTACCGCGACGACCTGCACTTCTACGCGGGTGTGGCCGAGCGCGCAGGCGGGCCGGTGCTGGAGGTAGGCGCGGGGACCGGGCGGGTGACGGCCTTCCTGGCGCGGCGGGGCGTGCGGGTGGTGGGGCTGGAGCCGAGCGCGCGCATGATCGAGCGGGGCCGGGCGCGGGCCCAGGAACAAGGGCTGGACCTGACCTTCGTGCAGGGGGACGCGCGGACTTTCCGGCTGGACGAACGCTTCGGGCTGGTGATCGCGCCCTTCAACGCGCTGATGCACCTCTACACGCCGAACGAGCAGTTGAGCGCGCTGGAGAACATCCGGGCACACCTCACCAAGGGTGGGGCGTTCGTGTTCGACCTGTACGTGCCGCGCTACGGCGAGATGAACACCCTGCGGCACGAGGGCGAGACGTTCTACGGGCCGGACGGCTCGCGCACGGACGTGTTTCTGGTGCAGCGGCACGACCGGCCCCGGCAGCACGTGACCACCGAGTATTACGTGGACACCACCGCCCAGGACGGCACGCTGCGGCGGCGGCACTACACGCTGACACAGCGGTACTACACCCGCTTCGAGATGGAATGGCTGCTGCGCTGCGCGGGCTTCGAGTCGCCGCAGGTCACGGGGAGCTTCCAGGGCGGGCCGCTGGAGGAAAGCAGTGACGTGATGGTGTTCCGGACGCGGGCGAAGTGATGGGGGCCCTCATACCGACTGGCTCTGATTCCAGCACATCCGGGAAAGCGCCGGATGTTCTTCCATCGCCGCCAGCCGGTACTTCTTGCTGCTCGCTCTGCTTCGCAGCTTTGCAAGTCCGCTCGGTTGATTCTCGCGAATCAACACAATTTGGTATCAGAACCGCTTCCTGACCTCCCGCCGCGCACGCCGCAACCCGTGGTCAGGCCGCACGCCGTCCGCGATCAGGTGGAGCCACTGGCTGAGGTAGTACCCCAGCAGCAGGGGCAGCAGCACCTTCAGGCTGAGGGGCTGCGGGACGCCGGGCAGCGGGACGGCGGGCCACACGAAGCGCAGCAGGCCGACCACCAGCGCGGCGATGACGGCCAGGTACACCAGGCGCGTGAGCGGGCCCAGCAGCCAGGTGTGCGAGAGGCCCCGGTGGCTGAAGAGCATTCCGTAGGGCACCCACAGGAAGCCCAGCAGGCCCCAGCGCCGTTTGCTGTCCACCCGCCCTTCCGCGAGGTCGAGGTCGGGCGAGAGCAGGAAGGTGCCCACAAAGAACCCCAGCGTGAAGTTCAGGGCCTGCACGGGCGTGACGGTCAGGAGGCTCTGCCGGGTCGTGACCAGCACCCCGGCGGCGAGGACGCTGTAGGCGGCGATATTGATGAGGTTATGGATGCGTCCACTGGGCACGGGCGACATTCTGCCCCCGCCGGGGGCTGTCTGCCAGACTTCACACAGCGTCAGGTGGAATGCGGCATCCTGGGAGCCCATGAAACGTGTTCCTGCCCTGCTCACGGTGGCGCTGCTGGCGGCTGCCTGTGGTCCCCTCACACCACCCGCCTCCGGGCCGACGGTGCCGCTCGGCCAGGCCCTGACCGGCCAGGTGTCACAGCCGTTCGGCGGCACCTGGGCGGTGGAGCAAAAGAGCCTGCCCGCCTGGCTGACGGTGTCGCCTGGCAG
The window above is part of the Deinococcus metallilatus genome. Proteins encoded here:
- a CDS encoding metal-binding protein translates to MSPVPSGRIHNLINIAAYSVLAAGVLVTTRQSLLTVTPVQALNFTLGFFVGTFLLSPDLDLAEGRVDSKRRWGLLGFLWVPYGMLFSHRGLSHTWLLGPLTRLVYLAVIAALVVGLLRFVWPAVPLPGVPQPLSLKVLLPLLLGYYLSQWLHLIADGVRPDHGLRRARREVRKRF
- the fabZ gene encoding 3-hydroxyacyl-ACP dehydratase FabZ; protein product: MEPLLIQDVLKILPHRFPFVLVDRVLSAEGGEVHALKNVTVNEPFFPGHFPQEPVMPGVLIVEALAQASMFCLHGELEPGTIGYLAGVEGARFKRKVIPGDQLHLYAKLDFLRRGLGKTTCRAEVDGQVAAEATILFAVGKG
- a CDS encoding LptF/LptG family permease, translated to MTRLTRYVTGELLPPLVTGTLLFTAILSFGYFFISSQWLRGVPVGLIGQWIGYQVPDTLVKVLPMAVVLMTVVAFGRLATERELVAVQSGGIGLGQVARPVAVVAALVTALAIWLSLWVAPRANVETRGLYWDVLTGAGLSHVIGKTLDLGGNLTLWLGGYDHARRELKNVRVERWQADDPQRATVIFADSGTFENNQLSLRGYQVYTVNYRAAAELARVPENDPAAFRAAVQEVFPNVVIPEDANSTLNLDTGLSRKQTIAQYADAIGADSEGWPELVTKLTAPGVPQQERQDARVNLNRKLALPFGNLVLALAALPFALRFGRTLGVSLGIALLIAVAYYLVFFVGLTLAGALPGLPELGVWLANIVFAGLGLWLLRRA
- a CDS encoding class I SAM-dependent methyltransferase, with the protein product MNYDDFADLYDHQYDLYRDDLHFYAGVAERAGGPVLEVGAGTGRVTAFLARRGVRVVGLEPSARMIERGRARAQEQGLDLTFVQGDARTFRLDERFGLVIAPFNALMHLYTPNEQLSALENIRAHLTKGGAFVFDLYVPRYGEMNTLRHEGETFYGPDGSRTDVFLVQRHDRPRQHVTTEYYVDTTAQDGTLRRRHYTLTQRYYTRFEMEWLLRCAGFESPQVTGSFQGGPLEESSDVMVFRTRAK
- a CDS encoding MGDG synthase family glycosyltransferase is translated as MPDPSGPELRALILSASFGSGHHQANDALDRALRAAGVDLRARHADFIAYLNAFERAVTVGTYDAWLRYAPGMYKAFYEWTDQETEPRALTGTFGWLGLRGMLRDMRDVRPEVVVSSFPTPVALAHTARQRLRADFLNALVVTDYRVHHHWARPEAELLMVANEEARGQMVDRWRLPEANVAVTGIPIAPAYRTLIGADRTALREKHGLKVDEPLILVSGGGTGTYRALNRVLNELANLGRRVQVLVLAGARGRGVTRVGGATVHALGFTTAFPELLAASDLVVGKAGGLTVAEATTLGVPLVIFEPIPGQEEHNADYLVRHGAGLWAHALAEVRPAVLRALDAGEHARLSANARALSVPDAADRVAAALLRKLGRA
- a CDS encoding polysaccharide deacetylase family protein, which translates into the protein MRPSLKRGAWLGAGLLTLYVVLPYLLTQRLNLGLVREGKQRRKALALTFDDGPDPATTPAVLDALRGAGARATFFVIADRAEAHPDLIRRMLEEGHQVEAHAARHVHAWLRTPWGAFLDPLRAARRVAAVTGRPVRLHRPPHGAYTLATRLGQRAAGVTGAHWSVEGRDWHPAFTPEGVRQRVNELAFPGAVVVLHDAGPGARNTGPMLPGLLADLRERDYALVPLGELEGAAPLTLRELPRRLMRGLDRVFDRLGGTRPAGGRADNLFRVGPVSFPLAGVTLGGGTPIQKGTPAAEFHVNNPLLVDLGLRRSLRLAREDFRDLARDLQTRPDLQDAQVVFCLSALSPLLATLGFETQSLSPADTRRLRAWASVLRRAYGSDPHAPEPKLSVMGREAFVARYGAR